The following DNA comes from Marinifilum sp. JC120.
CTCCGCAGTACCTCGCTGCCTGAAGCCGACCTTCGTCATCATAGCGGTATTCCAGAACATGGCTCGATTCAGCGGATACCAACACCTTGTCTTCGATTCTGAGACTCTCATCCCGATTCACGGCAATAACTGCGTAGGTTTCTTCAGTCTCAGGTGTCAGGAACCGGAGTGCCTCATCTGCGATTTCATTGATGTCCACGTTGTCACGCTGCATCTCATCGCGGATTGTGTCCCCTGTTCCGGTCTGGGGTTTTCTTGATTGGAATGCTTGGGGTTTAAGTCTGGCCTCATGACCATTTACATGCTTCTTGAACTCGGTTTGGACTTCGTTTCCGTAGGTGGCAACCCCTGCACCACAGGCAGATTGGGGTTTTCTTGCATGAACTGAGCATGGACCATGCGCCTTAGCTTGGCATGCATGGGTTTGGTTTCTTCCCACTCATAATTTTTCTGGTCCCATCTACGTTTGACTTCCGGCTTCATCATGGAAGGATACATACGGTCACCAGTTGAGAACTCAGAAAAATCCCCTTTGGGATCTGCCAGTTCTTCACCTGTTCTGCGATCAACAATTTTCCAGAGATTGTCGATCTGCATCTCGGCAGGTTCATTTTCTCCGTAAAGCACGAGACCAGTTGTCAGTTCTTTTCGAGGTCTTAGTTCCATTCGATAATCAGAAAAGTTCATTATTTGCTACCTATGTTAAAGTTGTGGAAGTCTGCCCTGAACCCCTATGATTCAAAGCAATTCTTTTCCTATTCACTTTAAAGGTATCGAGCAGGGCGGACCTGAGTTAGCTAAATCAGGTCCGGGTTGAGAAAAAAGTGAAAATTAATGATACTAGGCAGGTTTGAATAAGGCAGGCGATCAAGTCGAAATCAAAATGATTTTTCTGATTAAAAGCGGCGAAGCCTTAATAAAAGTTTTGGGAGAGTCCAGAGAACCTTTTTCCAAAAAGGTTCTCTGGTCCCCGAAGGGCCGCCGGAGGCATCTTGAATATAATTAGTGATATTTTAATTACCCTTGGCTTCATGACCCGGATCGGTCCGGTCATGGAAATTGAGGCTGAAGATATCGGCCGTACTGTGAAGTGGATGCCGCTTAGCGGTCTGGTGCTGGGCGCGTTGATCGTGCTTCCTTTTTGGCTGGGACTGTTTGCCGGAAAATTCTGGATTCAGGCATGGCTGACCGTGGCTGCGTCGGTTTATCTGACTCGTGGACTGCACTTTGACGGCTTTGCAGATATTGCTGACGGGGCCGGACCTTATCCTGATCCGCAGCGATTCTGGAAAATTATCAAAGATAGCTGCTCCGGTGTGTTCGGGGTGTTGGCTCTGGTGCTGGCAGTGCTGGGACAGGCGGTTTGCTTTTACTATGTGTATGAGGCCGGGGCTTTTGGAGCCGTGGTTTGGATTTTTGTTCTCGGCAGGCTGGGCAATGCTGTGATGAGTATGGTCGGTAAGCCGCTGGCAAGGCCGGGGCAGGGCAGCTTGTCCATGCGCGGGGCGGACGGATTTTCCATTGGCGTTGCTACGTTGACTACGCTGCTGGTGGGGGCTTTTACGGTCAGTCCGACAGTGCAATTGTTGGCTTATGTTTTTGGTGCATGTTTCATTTTCTTTCTGTTCCGGCTGGCTAAAAGGGTGAACGGGGCCAACGGGGATTTTCTCGGCGCATCAGTGGTGCTCGGCGAATTGGCAGGACTACTGGCATTCTGTGCATTGAATTGATATAACAGCTTTAAATATTCAAACAAGCATAGGAATATACATGGATAATCTGCCTACATTGAAGAACTTCGGCGAACAGCTTGATCTCCTGAAACGGCTCATTAAAGAAGGAGACGAGGAGCAGGCTGATTTCATTGCCCAGAATATGTATGAGAATTACGCCTATACCCGTGACGGTTTTCTTTCACAGGAAGATGCAAACCTTGGGGCGCGTCATGATCTTGCCGAGAAAGATGAGCGGATTGCTATGCTTGAGGATAAACTCAAGGAAGCTTTCAGTGTTTATAATGCGGATTTGCAGCTTTTCGGTAAATTTTGCAAGGCCTTGCAATATGTGAATAATCTTAGTTCGTTGGCTGATCTTCCTGATATGCTGAGGGGAATTGCGGACGAGCTGGGCTTGGGCCGTATTGCGGTTGTTCTGGATCGGGAACTTTGCAAGGACATGCATTGCCCCGAGATTCCTACCTTTTATCTTAAGGGTTGCATGCGCTATATTGACGCGACTTTGAATGATGGCCCCAACCGGGTTTTTCTCGGACCCATTTCGCGGATGATGCGCCCGGATGTTTTTTTTGGAGATCCGGAAGTTGGACCGGAACTTGGCGGTTCCTGTTTTGCTTTCGGCTTGATGGACAAATATACTCCCGGCAGGTTGATCGGACTTATCTCGATTCATGATCCTTCGGAAGATCGCTTTCAGCCTGACATGGGTACGGATTTTTTGGAATATTTCTGTAGTTCCGTAGCCTCCACCCTCATTGATGTTCTCAACCATGAGCGAGGCGAGCTGTTGCGTGTGGATGTGGAGCGCATCACCCGCCACGATTTGAAGACCCCCCTTAACGCGGTAATCAACCTGCCTCATCTGCTTCTGGTCGGTGAAACCGATCCTGATAAAATCGATTTGATCAAGAATATTCAGGATGCTGGATACCGCATGTTGGGATTGGTTAACAGATCCTATGATATTTACCGCATGGAGACCGGATCTTATCGGTTACTTCCTGAGCGGGTGGACGTTTTGCCGCTGATCAAACGCATAGCAGCAGATCTTCAGAATATTATTGAAGGTCGCGACTCAGCACTTAAGGTGTTCATTGATGGGAATGAAGCCGCGAGCGATGATTCATTTTATGTGCAGGGTGAGGAATTATTGCTTTTTTCCATGCTTGCCAACCTGCTTAAAAACAGCTTTGAGGCCAGCCCGACAGGAAGCCCGGTTACGGTTAATCTTGATCAGGCAGAGTATCCGCTTATTTCTGTTCATAATTTCGGAGAGGTGCCGGATGCGGTTAGGGATAATTTTTTTGAGAAGTATTCCACCGCAGGCAAGAGCAGTGGAACCGGGCTGGGAACTTATTCCGC
Coding sequences within:
- a CDS encoding sensor histidine kinase; protein product: MDNLPTLKNFGEQLDLLKRLIKEGDEEQADFIAQNMYENYAYTRDGFLSQEDANLGARHDLAEKDERIAMLEDKLKEAFSVYNADLQLFGKFCKALQYVNNLSSLADLPDMLRGIADELGLGRIAVVLDRELCKDMHCPEIPTFYLKGCMRYIDATLNDGPNRVFLGPISRMMRPDVFFGDPEVGPELGGSCFAFGLMDKYTPGRLIGLISIHDPSEDRFQPDMGTDFLEYFCSSVASTLIDVLNHERGELLRVDVERITRHDLKTPLNAVINLPHLLLVGETDPDKIDLIKNIQDAGYRMLGLVNRSYDIYRMETGSYRLLPERVDVLPLIKRIAADLQNIIEGRDSALKVFIDGNEAASDDSFYVQGEELLLFSMLANLLKNSFEASPTGSPVTVNLDQAEYPLISVHNFGEVPDAVRDNFFEKYSTAGKSSGTGLGTYSASLIAKVHGGSISMESVKERGTTVAVDFDPESAQGGGGQSEDEFGPGPRC
- a CDS encoding adenosylcobinamide-GDP ribazoletransferase → MTRIGPVMEIEAEDIGRTVKWMPLSGLVLGALIVLPFWLGLFAGKFWIQAWLTVAASVYLTRGLHFDGFADIADGAGPYPDPQRFWKIIKDSCSGVFGVLALVLAVLGQAVCFYYVYEAGAFGAVVWIFVLGRLGNAVMSMVGKPLARPGQGSLSMRGADGFSIGVATLTTLLVGAFTVSPTVQLLAYVFGACFIFFLFRLAKRVNGANGDFLGASVVLGELAGLLAFCALN